A genomic window from Thioalkalivibrio sp. ALJ12 includes:
- a CDS encoding DUF2322 family protein — translation MPKKLPDVSNLERLELFGEDYNPSATIENVDGQTLSLQIYYQLALDYGGIGPKAANSGLLMYGSHADDARADPGKHPNIDRLFEILDKGYYLSVKAVPKRKSRAS, via the coding sequence ATGCCCAAGAAGCTGCCCGACGTCAGCAATCTCGAACGCCTGGAACTGTTCGGCGAGGACTACAACCCGAGCGCGACCATCGAGAACGTGGACGGCCAGACCCTGTCGCTGCAGATCTACTACCAGCTGGCGCTGGACTACGGCGGCATCGGCCCGAAGGCCGCCAACTCCGGTTTGCTGATGTACGGCAGCCATGCCGACGATGCCCGCGCCGACCCGGGCAAACACCCGAACATCGACCGCCTGTTCGAGATCCTCGACAAGGGCTACTACCTGTCGGTGAAGGCTGTACCCAAGCGCAAGAGCCGCGCCAGCTAG
- the ampD gene encoding 1,6-anhydro-N-acetylmuramyl-L-alanine amidase AmpD — MTETMIVDRDWWPSAQVLESPNQDARPAGMEPELIVVHAISLPPGTFGGPHVAELFQNRLDPGAHPYFAQIADLRVSAHVLIDRAGVATQFVPFSRRAWHAGASQWRGRERCNDFSIGIELEGTDDDPFTPVQYAELARLIGWLRERFPAITPDALVGHCDIAPGRKTDPGPHFDWACLEACLSEDTA, encoded by the coding sequence GTGACCGAGACTATGATCGTCGATCGCGACTGGTGGCCGTCGGCCCAAGTGCTTGAGAGCCCGAACCAGGACGCACGCCCTGCGGGGATGGAGCCCGAGTTGATCGTCGTGCATGCCATCAGCCTGCCGCCGGGCACGTTCGGCGGGCCGCACGTGGCCGAACTGTTCCAGAACCGGCTCGACCCCGGTGCCCACCCCTACTTTGCGCAGATCGCCGATCTGCGCGTGTCCGCCCATGTGCTGATCGATCGGGCGGGGGTGGCGACCCAGTTCGTGCCGTTCTCCCGGCGGGCCTGGCATGCCGGCGCCTCGCAGTGGCGTGGCCGCGAGCGCTGCAACGATTTTTCCATTGGCATCGAACTCGAGGGCACCGACGACGACCCGTTCACGCCGGTGCAGTACGCCGAGCTGGCCCGTTTGATCGGCTGGCTGCGCGAACGCTTTCCGGCCATTACCCCGGATGCGCTGGTGGGCCACTGCGACATCGCCCCCGGGCGCAAGACCGACCCGGGCCCGCATTTCGACTGGGCCTGCCTGGAGGCCTGCCTGAGCGAGGACACGGCATGA
- a CDS encoding UvrD-helicase domain-containing protein, with protein MSDLNPQQQAAVTTTDRPLLVLAGAGSGKTRVITEKIAYLIEQRGLEARRIVAITFTNKAAREMRERVQGRLSKEQARGLGVSTFHTFGLNFLRRELDAAGLRAGFSILDPGDCRSLLREITYRDDTGSEVDALIGHISRWKNDLMTPEEALHEASQMSDAPEAIAAANLYPRYEDALRAYNAVDFDDLIKRPVDCLRADTELRNRWQDRIRHLLVDEYQDTNSAQYQLVRLLVGVSDGLTVVGDDDQSIYAWRGARPENLARLQQDFPRLEVIKLEQNYRSTNRILHTANALIANNPHVFEKRLWSALGEGEKIEVIGCSDADTEAARVVSELMRRRFRLNAGWGDFAILYRSNHQSRLFEKLLREQGIPYRLSGGQSFFEKAEIKDLVAYLRLLANPDDNTAFLRVVNVPRREIGPATLEKLGHYANQRGTSLLQAARGAGLSEYMDARAQARLERFTDWVDGFQRRGEDEAPDALLRTLVEDIDYESWLLENSSNPRAATRRMENVREFIDWVGRMGGGNTTAEYGDDEADDEQTMDLADIVNRISLMDILDRNRESQDGDESVQLLTLHTAKGLEFPHVCLVGFEEELLPHRVSVEDDSIEEERRLAYVGLTRAQQTLLITYAQNRTRYGETLECEPSRFLDELPEEHLEWPDARPPDPETQKLTAQAHLAGLKAMLGK; from the coding sequence GTGTCCGACCTGAATCCGCAACAACAGGCGGCCGTGACCACCACGGACCGCCCCCTGCTGGTCCTGGCCGGAGCGGGCTCGGGCAAGACCCGCGTGATCACCGAAAAGATCGCGTACCTGATCGAGCAGCGCGGGCTCGAGGCGCGCCGGATTGTCGCAATCACCTTTACCAACAAGGCCGCGCGCGAGATGCGCGAGCGCGTCCAGGGACGCCTGTCGAAGGAACAGGCGCGCGGGCTCGGCGTCTCCACCTTCCACACCTTCGGGCTGAACTTCCTGCGCCGCGAACTGGACGCGGCCGGGCTGCGCGCAGGCTTCTCCATCCTCGATCCAGGCGACTGCCGCTCGCTGCTGCGCGAGATCACCTACCGCGACGATACCGGCTCCGAGGTCGACGCCCTGATCGGCCACATCAGCCGCTGGAAGAACGACCTGATGACGCCGGAAGAGGCGCTGCATGAAGCCAGCCAGATGAGCGACGCCCCGGAGGCGATCGCCGCGGCCAATCTCTACCCGCGCTACGAGGATGCCCTTCGCGCCTACAATGCGGTGGACTTCGACGACCTGATCAAGCGCCCGGTGGACTGCCTGCGTGCGGACACCGAGCTGCGCAACCGCTGGCAGGACCGCATCCGCCACCTGCTGGTGGACGAATACCAGGACACCAACTCCGCGCAGTACCAGCTGGTGCGCCTGCTGGTGGGCGTCAGTGACGGCCTGACGGTGGTCGGCGACGACGACCAGTCGATCTACGCCTGGCGCGGCGCCCGCCCGGAAAACCTCGCGCGTCTGCAGCAGGACTTCCCGCGCCTGGAGGTGATCAAACTGGAGCAGAACTACCGCTCCACCAACCGCATCCTGCATACCGCGAATGCGCTGATCGCCAACAACCCGCATGTGTTCGAGAAACGCCTGTGGAGTGCGCTCGGCGAGGGCGAGAAGATCGAGGTGATCGGCTGCTCCGACGCCGACACCGAGGCCGCGCGCGTAGTCTCCGAACTGATGCGCCGGCGCTTTCGCCTGAACGCGGGCTGGGGCGACTTCGCCATCCTCTACCGCAGCAACCACCAGTCACGGTTGTTCGAGAAGCTCCTGCGCGAGCAGGGCATCCCCTACCGCCTGAGTGGCGGGCAGTCGTTCTTCGAGAAGGCCGAGATCAAGGACCTGGTCGCCTATCTGCGCCTGCTCGCCAACCCGGACGACAACACCGCCTTCCTGCGCGTGGTCAATGTGCCGCGCCGCGAGATCGGCCCGGCGACGCTGGAGAAACTCGGCCACTACGCCAACCAGCGTGGCACCTCGCTGCTGCAGGCCGCGCGCGGGGCCGGCCTGTCCGAGTACATGGACGCCCGGGCGCAGGCACGCCTGGAACGCTTCACCGACTGGGTCGACGGCTTCCAGCGCCGCGGCGAGGACGAAGCGCCGGACGCGCTGCTGCGCACCCTGGTCGAGGACATCGACTACGAGTCCTGGCTGCTGGAGAACAGCTCCAACCCGCGGGCCGCGACCCGACGCATGGAGAACGTGCGCGAGTTCATCGACTGGGTCGGGCGCATGGGTGGCGGCAACACCACCGCGGAGTACGGCGACGACGAGGCAGACGACGAGCAGACCATGGACCTGGCCGATATCGTCAACCGCATCAGCCTGATGGACATTCTCGACCGCAACCGGGAGTCCCAGGACGGCGACGAGTCCGTGCAACTACTGACCCTGCACACGGCCAAGGGGCTGGAGTTCCCGCATGTCTGCCTGGTCGGCTTCGAGGAGGAGCTGCTGCCGCACCGGGTCAGCGTGGAGGACGATTCCATCGAGGAGGAGCGGCGGCTCGCCTATGTCGGGCTGACCCGTGCCCAGCAGACCCTGCTGATCACCTACGCCCAGAACCGGACCCGCTACGGCGAGACCCTCGAATGCGAGCCCTCGCGCTTTCTCGACGAATTGCCCGAAGAACACCTCGAATGGCCGGACGCCAGGCCGCCGGATCCCGAGACCCAGAAGCTCACTGCCCAGGCCCACCTGGCCGGCCTCAAGGCCATGCTCGGCAAATAG
- a CDS encoding helix-turn-helix domain-containing protein, which produces MDAPSLEQEQSGEPVSSGNLASGCVLAESVRNALDQYFETLDGQSSHDLYALVMNEVERPLLACVLERCNGNQSRAAALLGLNRATLRKKLRAHGLISENGHGNGNGNGAQR; this is translated from the coding sequence ATGGACGCACCCTCTTTAGAACAAGAACAAAGCGGGGAACCGGTATCATCCGGCAACCTCGCGTCGGGCTGCGTACTCGCCGAGTCGGTGCGCAATGCGCTGGACCAGTATTTCGAGACGCTGGACGGGCAGAGTAGTCACGACCTCTATGCGCTCGTAATGAACGAGGTCGAGCGCCCGCTACTGGCCTGCGTGCTGGAGCGCTGCAACGGCAACCAGAGCCGGGCGGCGGCGCTTCTGGGGCTCAACCGCGCCACGCTGCGCAAGAAGCTGCGTGCCCATGGCCTGATCAGCGAGAACGGCCACGGGAACGGAAACGGGAACGGCGCCCAGCGCTAA
- a CDS encoding inositol monophosphatase family protein produces MQQSAFMEAAQAAADAADKVIRHYYAAGVDVETKPDDTPVTRADVESEQAIRQVIRERFPDHGFYGEETGQSDMDSDYVWLIDPIDGTKSFVRRYPFFSTQIALMHKGDLILGLSNGMQFGERAWAEKGQGAYLNGEKIAVAPTTELGRASLSTGNLKTLAQNPEGWAALGGIMAEVNRTRGYGDFYHYHLLARGSIDLIIESDVNILDIAALAVIVREAGGAFTNLSGGELDLQTTNVLAAATPELHRTALQRLGWKG; encoded by the coding sequence ATGCAGCAAAGCGCGTTTATGGAGGCCGCCCAGGCCGCCGCCGATGCCGCGGACAAGGTCATTCGTCACTACTACGCCGCCGGCGTCGATGTGGAGACCAAGCCCGACGACACGCCCGTGACGCGCGCCGACGTGGAAAGCGAACAGGCGATCCGCCAGGTGATCCGCGAGCGGTTCCCGGATCACGGCTTCTACGGCGAGGAAACCGGCCAGTCGGACATGGACTCCGACTATGTCTGGCTGATCGACCCGATCGACGGCACCAAGAGCTTCGTGCGCCGCTACCCGTTCTTCTCCACCCAGATCGCGCTGATGCACAAGGGCGATCTGATCCTGGGGCTGTCCAATGGCATGCAGTTCGGAGAGCGCGCCTGGGCGGAAAAGGGCCAGGGCGCCTACCTCAACGGCGAAAAGATTGCCGTCGCCCCGACCACCGAGCTGGGCCGCGCCTCGCTGTCCACCGGGAACCTGAAGACCCTCGCGCAGAATCCCGAAGGCTGGGCGGCGCTGGGCGGGATCATGGCCGAGGTCAATCGCACGCGCGGCTATGGCGACTTCTACCACTACCACCTGCTGGCGCGCGGCAGCATCGACCTGATCATCGAGTCGGATGTGAACATCCTCGATATCGCGGCGCTGGCCGTGATTGTGCGCGAGGCGGGCGGGGCCTTCACCAATCTGTCTGGCGGCGAGCTGGACCTGCAGACCACCAACGTGCTGGCGGCCGCGACGCCGGAACTGCACCGCACGGCGCTGCAGCGCCTCGGCTGGAAGGGCTAG
- a CDS encoding co-chaperone YbbN produces the protein MTQFDFHQHLLEVPGPAVILFTRRGCGACKVMGRVLEQWQAEPEAPALFVVDAEMDTALVREFEVFHLPALFVFNAGAYHGRLEAPPRLPLLLEALAACLQRPPEEAP, from the coding sequence CTGACCCAGTTCGACTTTCATCAGCACCTCCTGGAGGTCCCGGGTCCGGCGGTGATCCTGTTTACCCGCCGGGGCTGCGGGGCCTGCAAGGTGATGGGCCGGGTGCTGGAGCAGTGGCAGGCCGAGCCCGAAGCGCCCGCCCTGTTCGTCGTCGATGCAGAGATGGATACCGCGCTGGTGCGCGAGTTCGAGGTCTTCCACCTCCCGGCCCTGTTCGTTTTCAATGCCGGTGCCTACCACGGCCGCCTCGAGGCCCCGCCACGCCTGCCGTTGCTGCTCGAGGCCCTCGCGGCCTGCCTGCAGCGCCCGCCCGAGGAGGCCCCGTGA
- a CDS encoding entericidin A/B family lipoprotein translates to MHFTQCIPAALLILLVALGSLGIAGCATMEGFGEDVQDAGESIERQAEDNSN, encoded by the coding sequence ATGCATTTCACGCAATGCATTCCCGCCGCCCTGCTGATCCTGCTGGTGGCTCTGGGCTCGCTTGGCATCGCTGGTTGCGCCACTATGGAGGGGTTTGGCGAAGACGTGCAGGATGCCGGTGAATCCATTGAGCGACAGGCCGAAGACAACTCCAACTGA
- a CDS encoding histidine phosphatase family protein produces MIVDLLRHGEPEGGQRYRGHGCDDPLSAQGWTQMEHAVRDDDGWQAVVSSPMHRCRAFAERLADERDLSLHLEPDLREVGFGDWEGRTRVELQRERPEEYRAFYADPVHSRPAGAEPLGAFRRRVEAAFETTVGGQPVERVLVIVHAGVIRALVGWVMGVPDERLFQLECEYASRTRLHRHPTRGWRVIHTNRLP; encoded by the coding sequence ATGATTGTGGATCTGTTGCGACACGGCGAACCGGAGGGCGGGCAGCGCTATCGTGGGCATGGCTGCGACGACCCGCTCAGCGCGCAGGGGTGGACGCAGATGGAACACGCGGTGCGTGACGATGACGGCTGGCAGGCGGTCGTCAGTTCGCCGATGCACCGGTGCCGGGCGTTTGCCGAACGCCTGGCGGACGAGCGTGACCTGTCCCTGCATCTGGAGCCGGACCTGCGCGAGGTCGGCTTTGGCGACTGGGAGGGACGCACACGGGTCGAGCTGCAGCGCGAACGGCCGGAGGAATACCGGGCGTTCTATGCCGATCCGGTGCATTCGCGGCCGGCCGGGGCGGAGCCGCTGGGCGCCTTTCGCCGGCGGGTGGAGGCGGCCTTCGAGACCACGGTCGGCGGCCAGCCGGTGGAACGAGTGCTGGTGATCGTGCACGCCGGGGTCATCCGTGCGTTGGTCGGCTGGGTGATGGGGGTGCCGGACGAGCGGCTGTTCCAGCTGGAATGCGAGTATGCGAGCCGGACCCGACTGCATCGGCATCCGACGCGCGGCTGGCGCGTGATCCACACCAACCGCCTGCCGTGA
- a CDS encoding potassium/proton antiporter, which translates to MDLSNQIIFLAAIVLLGSILSSVITSRLGVPLLLVFLVIGMLLGPEGPGGLEVENITLAYLIGSAALAIILFDGGMRTPARNFRIGLKPALGLATLGVLVTSGLTGVFAVWWLGLSWLEGLLLGAIVGSTDAAAVFSLLRSRGLELKSRVGATLEIESGSNDPMAIFLTIVLIELLLMPDQQFGVVVAIEFVQQMGLGALFGVAGGFALLALINRVPMAGGLYPLFAMAGALAIFGLTGLVGGSGFLAVYLAGLLIGNRPLEASQNIKRFHDGIASLAQIGMFLMLGMLVTPSGLPPVALDAGLVAAVLILVARPLAVWLCLYPFRFPWREQVFIAWVGLRGAVPIILALFPLLAGLELAGYFFHVVFFVVLISLLVQGWTVAPSARWLGLELPPTTARVQRTELDIPGQQEMELVGYRLAETTPVVREAWSNFRLPGSARVVAHLREGKLLDTLELLDLHAGDHLYIMVAPADLHDLDRLFVPQDQVPERLTEQSVFGEFALNGDAQLGAVGMAYGAPVPPEHQGDTLEDYLRRELQAEPVVGDAVDLGPMRLVIREMDGARITKVGLKLRH; encoded by the coding sequence ATGGACCTCTCCAACCAGATCATCTTCCTGGCGGCCATTGTGCTGTTGGGCAGCATCCTTTCGAGCGTGATCACCTCGCGGCTGGGTGTGCCCCTGCTGCTGGTGTTCCTGGTGATCGGCATGCTGCTCGGGCCGGAGGGCCCGGGCGGTCTCGAGGTGGAGAATATCACCCTGGCCTATCTGATCGGCTCGGCCGCGCTGGCGATTATCCTGTTCGACGGCGGGATGCGCACTCCTGCTCGCAATTTCCGTATCGGGTTGAAACCGGCCCTGGGACTGGCCACGCTCGGGGTGCTCGTGACCTCGGGCCTGACCGGAGTGTTTGCCGTCTGGTGGCTGGGGCTGTCCTGGCTGGAGGGGCTCCTGCTGGGAGCGATTGTGGGATCCACCGACGCGGCTGCGGTGTTCTCGCTGTTGCGTTCGCGCGGGCTCGAACTGAAAAGCCGTGTCGGCGCCACCCTCGAGATCGAGTCCGGCTCCAACGACCCGATGGCGATTTTCCTGACCATCGTGCTGATCGAGCTGTTGCTGATGCCCGACCAGCAATTCGGGGTGGTCGTCGCCATCGAGTTTGTCCAGCAAATGGGGCTGGGGGCCTTGTTTGGTGTGGCGGGCGGTTTCGCCCTGCTGGCGCTGATCAACCGGGTGCCGATGGCGGGCGGGCTGTACCCGCTGTTCGCGATGGCCGGGGCACTGGCCATCTTCGGCCTGACCGGCCTGGTGGGCGGCTCGGGCTTTCTGGCCGTGTACCTGGCAGGGCTGCTGATCGGCAACCGCCCGCTGGAGGCCTCGCAGAACATCAAGCGCTTCCACGACGGGATCGCCTCGTTGGCACAGATCGGCATGTTCCTGATGCTCGGCATGCTGGTGACGCCCTCGGGGCTGCCCCCGGTGGCACTGGATGCGGGGCTCGTCGCCGCGGTCCTGATCCTGGTTGCCCGGCCCCTGGCCGTATGGCTGTGCCTGTACCCGTTCCGCTTCCCGTGGCGCGAACAGGTCTTCATCGCCTGGGTCGGTCTGCGCGGCGCGGTACCGATCATCCTGGCGCTGTTCCCGCTGCTCGCCGGGCTGGAGCTGGCGGGCTACTTCTTCCACGTCGTGTTCTTCGTGGTGCTGATCTCGCTGCTGGTGCAGGGCTGGACCGTCGCGCCCTCGGCGCGCTGGCTGGGGCTGGAGCTGCCCCCGACCACCGCGCGGGTGCAGCGCACCGAGCTGGACATCCCCGGACAGCAGGAGATGGAGCTGGTCGGCTATCGCCTGGCCGAGACCACGCCGGTGGTGCGCGAGGCGTGGTCGAACTTCCGCCTGCCGGGCAGTGCGCGGGTCGTGGCCCACCTGCGCGAGGGCAAGCTGCTGGACACGCTCGAGCTGCTCGATCTGCATGCCGGCGACCACCTCTACATCATGGTCGCCCCGGCCGATCTGCATGACCTCGACCGCCTGTTCGTCCCGCAGGACCAGGTGCCGGAACGCCTGACCGAGCAAAGTGTGTTCGGGGAGTTTGCCCTCAATGGCGACGCCCAACTCGGGGCGGTCGGCATGGCCTACGGCGCCCCGGTACCGCCCGAACACCAGGGCGACACCCTGGAGGACTACCTGCGTCGTGAACTCCAGGCCGAGCCGGTCGTCGGCGACGCCGTCGACCTTGGCCCGATGCGCCTGGTGATCCGCGAGATGGACGGCGCCCGCATCACCAAGGTCGGCCTGAAGCTGCGCCACTGA
- a CDS encoding MBL fold metallo-hydrolase: MVLASLAMALVLTTSSPAGEPAAPEDYEMQPEAVAPGVYAVMTSARDFPSRENLGWNANMAFVVTDEGVLVFDTGSSETMGVALREAIREVTDQPVRWIVNSHSHGDHWLGNHAFAEDEPEIMAGPEAIERMEAEAETWVENFREMTDGATGDTTPLLPNKPVDERVTRVLGGTEVVIFPSGGAHSPGDLIVWLPQTKILLAGDVVYSDRAPSVWDGDVAQWIELLDELIALEPDVVVPGHGRLEGAETLPRLQNYLVTLWDAIEEGVEQGLADFETVPLVRERMADILEDYPGFEDKIDRSVATTYPDVEAAVF, encoded by the coding sequence GTGGTGCTGGCGAGCCTGGCGATGGCATTGGTCTTGACCACGTCGTCGCCTGCTGGCGAGCCGGCGGCGCCCGAGGACTACGAAATGCAGCCCGAGGCCGTGGCCCCCGGGGTCTACGCCGTGATGACATCGGCGCGCGATTTCCCCAGCCGCGAGAATCTCGGCTGGAACGCGAACATGGCGTTCGTGGTGACCGACGAAGGTGTACTCGTGTTCGATACTGGCTCGTCCGAGACCATGGGCGTGGCCCTGCGCGAGGCCATCCGCGAGGTGACCGATCAGCCCGTGCGCTGGATCGTGAACAGCCACAGTCATGGCGACCACTGGCTGGGCAATCATGCGTTCGCCGAAGACGAGCCGGAGATCATGGCCGGCCCCGAGGCCATCGAGCGTATGGAGGCGGAGGCCGAAACCTGGGTCGAGAACTTTCGCGAGATGACCGATGGCGCGACCGGCGATACCACACCATTGCTGCCGAACAAGCCCGTGGACGAGCGCGTCACGCGAGTCCTGGGCGGTACCGAGGTCGTCATCTTTCCCTCCGGCGGTGCCCACTCCCCGGGTGACCTGATCGTCTGGTTGCCGCAGACGAAGATCCTGCTGGCCGGGGATGTGGTGTACAGCGATCGCGCGCCCTCGGTCTGGGATGGCGATGTCGCGCAGTGGATCGAGCTGCTGGACGAGCTGATCGCGCTGGAGCCCGATGTGGTCGTGCCCGGCCACGGCCGGCTCGAGGGGGCGGAGACCCTGCCGCGCCTGCAGAACTATCTGGTCACCCTCTGGGATGCGATTGAGGAGGGCGTGGAGCAGGGGCTGGCCGACTTCGAGACCGTGCCGCTCGTGCGCGAGCGCATGGCGGACATCCTCGAGGACTACCCGGGCTTCGAGGACAAGATCGACCGCTCGGTCGCCACGACCTACCCCGACGTCGAGGCCGCGGTGTTTTGA
- a CDS encoding lipid A deacylase LpxR family protein has protein sequence MRRSYRKPPKTRPGRAALALSGALAVPLGLAAAPAAAERGVDALHFEFENDLFAGEDRYYTNGFRIGWTRSEERVPPWLQRVADALPYFVDREERGRLKSAIHLGQNMYTPEDIERSPADPDDRPYAGWLYLNFSLAEDHGDRLDRLQVTVGTVGPASLADRTQKEVHSWSSAPQPQGWDDQIGNEATLMVGYERQLRGRSHRAEGGWGWDLTPHWGATVGSPFTFANAGAIVRAGRNLPRDYGPPRINPALSGSHTFETVGSMGGYLFAGVDTRLMAYDLFLDGPLFRDGPSVDKHPAVGELTAGFVFHVGGVRLGYTHVWRSREFSGQAKGAAEFGSLHATWQF, from the coding sequence ATGCGTCGATCATACCGGAAGCCCCCGAAAACCCGCCCGGGGAGAGCGGCCCTTGCCCTGTCCGGCGCGCTGGCTGTCCCACTGGGTCTCGCAGCAGCGCCGGCCGCCGCCGAGCGCGGCGTCGACGCGCTGCACTTCGAGTTCGAGAACGACCTGTTCGCCGGTGAGGACCGCTACTACACCAATGGTTTCCGCATCGGCTGGACGCGCAGCGAGGAGCGCGTACCCCCCTGGCTGCAGCGGGTCGCGGACGCCCTGCCCTACTTCGTCGATCGCGAGGAGCGCGGGCGCCTGAAATCGGCCATCCACCTGGGCCAGAACATGTACACCCCGGAGGACATCGAGCGCTCGCCCGCGGACCCGGACGACCGTCCCTACGCCGGCTGGCTGTACCTGAACTTCAGCCTGGCCGAGGATCATGGCGACCGCCTGGACCGCCTGCAGGTCACCGTGGGCACCGTCGGGCCCGCCTCGCTGGCCGACCGCACACAGAAGGAAGTCCACAGCTGGTCCAGCGCGCCGCAACCACAAGGCTGGGACGATCAGATCGGTAACGAGGCAACCCTGATGGTGGGCTACGAGCGCCAGCTACGCGGGCGCTCGCATCGCGCCGAGGGCGGCTGGGGCTGGGACCTGACGCCACACTGGGGCGCGACCGTGGGCAGCCCGTTCACCTTCGCCAACGCCGGTGCAATCGTGCGCGCCGGCCGCAACCTGCCACGCGACTACGGCCCGCCTCGGATCAATCCGGCCCTATCGGGTTCGCATACCTTCGAGACGGTCGGCTCCATGGGCGGCTATCTGTTCGCGGGGGTAGATACCCGGCTGATGGCCTATGACCTGTTCCTGGACGGCCCGCTGTTTCGCGACGGGCCCTCGGTGGACAAGCACCCAGCAGTGGGGGAACTGACCGCCGGGTTCGTGTTCCATGTGGGCGGGGTGCGCCTGGGCTACACCCATGTGTGGCGTTCGCGGGAGTTCAGCGGCCAGGCCAAGGGCGCGGCGGAGTTCGGCTCGCTGCACGCCACCTGGCAGTTCTGA